CCGGCCAGCTGGACGAGGCCCGGCTGCTGGCGCGCCTGCGCAGGGCCGGGATGCCGCTGGCGGACATCCGCCTGGTGCTGGCCGGATGGTCCGGCCCGGACACCGGGCTGGTCCGCAAGCTGCTGGACGCGCACCTGGGCCGTCTCGAACAAGGGCTGTCCGACGCCCGCGAGGAGTTCTCCGCGCTCCGTGCCCTGCTCGATCACCGGGAGAACACCATGACCTCGTCCCAGACCGTCGCCGTCCGGCTGTCCCTCGCCGCCCCGGAGCTGGCGGCCGCGTTGGATGCCGTACGTTTCGCCGTAAGCACGGACCGGGAGCTGCCGATGCTCGGCGGGATCCTGTTCGACATCGAGGGCGAGAGCCTCGATGTCGTGGCCACCGACCGTTACCGCATGGCGATCGCGCGGGCCGGCATCGCCGGGCACGAGGGCGGCCGGGTGCAGTTCGTCGTGCCCACCCCGCTCGCCGACGCGATGCGGGCGCTGCTGGACGGCGAGGCAGCGGTGGCGCTGTCCGTCGACGGTGACCGCGTGACCTTGGAGAGCGGGGACCGGCAGGCGTCCGGCCCGCGCCTCGGCCACGACTTCCCCGACTACCGGCGGCTGGTCCCGCGGACCGCCGGGCGCCGCGTCCTCGTCGAGGCGGCCGCGTTCCGGCGGGACCTGGAGACCGGCCCCGTGCGCTCCGGTGAGGACGGGGCACCAGCGCTCAGCGTGCTCAAGGCTCAGGGCGACGGCACGGTGACCCTGCACACCGACGCCGACGGCGACCCGGACCGTGTGGCGGTCAACCGTGACTTCCTCCTGGACGCGATCGACGCCTTGGCCGCCGGCTCCCACGACCGACTGGCCCTGGAACTCGTCACTCCCACGGCACCGATCACGATCCGCCGCCCCGACGACGAGGCGACCCTCTCGATGCTGATGCCGGTCCGTATCGACGACTGACCGTCCCGCAGTCGCCCGTCCGTGAGGCCGGGGCCAGGAGCGCCGACGCGCCCCGCGGGCACCGGATCGCGGCCGGTCGTCGGTCCTCCCGACTGTGAGGATCGCGGAGGTGCGGGTAGAGGTCCTCTGTCGGCAGGAGTGGAGGACGTCTTGGACTGGAGTCGGTTCGCCCAGCAGATGGCGGCGATGGCCCGTGATCTTCTGGCGCAGGAGTCGGTGACCGACACCCTGGGCCGGATCAGCGCCTCGGCCACGGAACTCGTGGAGGGCTGCACCTCGGCCGGGGTCCTGGTGCTCCACGACCGGAAGGTGGAGACCCTCACCGCCACGGACCAGCTCGTCATCGACAGCGACCGGTTGCAGGAGCAGCTGGCGGAAGGTCCCTGCTTCGACGCCGCCCGCACCTCCCTGGGCGAACGGACCTTCCGGATCTCCGACCTCACGACGGAGAGCGAGCGATGGCCGGTGTTCGCTCCGCGGGCCCGTGCCCTCGGCGTGGGCAGCATGATGGGGTTCCTGCTGTTCACGGAGGACGACGACCTCGGCGCCCTGAACCTGTACTCGCATGAGCCGGGCGCGTTCACCGAGGCCAGTGAGCTGGCCGGCTGGCTGCTCGCCTCGCACGCGGCGGTCGCCCTGTCCGCCGCCCGCACCTACGCCCAGATGGAGCAGGCCGTCGCGACCCGCCATGTGATCGGTGAGGCGATGGGCATCCTCATGGGCAGCCACCGCCTCACCGAGGACCAGGCCTTCGACGTCCTGCGACGCTATTCGCAGGACAACAACGTCAAGCTCCGTGAGGTGGCCCGCCAGGTCTGCGAGAAGGGCACCCTGGACTGACCCGCCGCGGCCTCCCCGGCTCGTTGCTGAACCGGAGAAGCCTGGCCGGGCCGGCTCCCATGGGCGCGCCGACACACCCGGCCTGCGCATCAAGTCCCCATCCCGGCGCAAGCTACTCCTGATTGACGCCCGCCTCGGCCCTGCCTACCGTCGCCCCAACACATCTGAACAGGCAGGTCGACGATGACAGAGTCCTCGGGTCCCCCCGACAGCAGATCCACCGCCCGGCAGCTCCAGGTGGAGACGCACGGGCTGGACGTGATCGGCGACGCCGAACGCAAGGGCACCCCACGCACCCTGTTCTGGCCGTGGTTCGGCGCCAACGTGTCCGTCCTGGGCCTCAGTTACGGCTCCTTCGCGCTCGGCTTCGGGATCTCCTTCTGGCAGGCACTGGCCGCCGGGGTGGTCGGGATCGTCTTCTCGTTCCTGCTGTGCGGCTTCGTCGCCGTCGCCGGCAAGCGGGGTTCCGCCCCGACGATGGTGCTCAGCCGCGCCGCCTACGGAGTGCGCGGCAACCGGCTGCCGTCGGTCGTCTCCTGGGTGCTCACCGTCGGCTGGGAGACCGTGCTGTGCGCGCTGGCCACCCTGGCCACGGCGACCGTCTTCGGGCGGCTGGGCTGGGGCGGCGGCACCGGGACCCAGGTGATCGCGCTGATCGTGGTCGCGGGGCTGACGGTCGTCGGCGGGGTGATGGGCTTCGACCTGATCATGCGGCTCCAGACCGTGATCACCGTGGTGACGGGCGTCCTGACCGTCGTCTACGTCGGTCTCGTCGCCGACCACATCCACTGGAGCACCGTCAGTGCCCTGCCCGCGGGCTCCGCGCAGGAGTTCATCGGCGCGCTGGTCTTCATGATGACCGGCTTCGGCCTCGGCTGGGTCAACGCCGCCGCCGACTACTCCCGCTATCTGCCCCGGACCTCGTCGAGCCGGGGCGTGATCGGCTGGACCACCTTCGGCGCCTCGGTGGCCCCACTGCTCCTGCTGGTCTTCGGCCTGCTCCTCGCGGGCTCCTCCACCAAGCTCAGCGCCGCCGTCGCCGCCGACCCGATCGGCGCGCTCACGATCCTCCTGCCCACCTGGTTCCTGGTGCCCTTCGCCGTCGTCGCGGTCCTCGGGCTGGTCGGCGGAGCCGTCCTCGACATCTACTCCTCCGGCCTCGCCCTGCTGTCCGCGGGCCTGAGGATCCCGCGCCCGCTGGCCGCGCTCGTCGACGGCGTCCTGATGATCGCCGGCGCTATCTACATCGTGTTCTTCGCCGACGACTTCCTCGGCCAGTTCATGGGCTTCCTCACCACCCTCGGCGTCCCCATCGCCGCCTGGTGCGGGATCATGCTCGCCGACCTCGCCCTGCGCCGCCGCGACTACGACGAGGCCGACCTCTACCGCCCCGGCGGCCGCTACGGCGACGTACCGCCCGGCCCGCTGATCCTCACCGTCCTCGCCACCGCCCTCGGCTGGGGCCTGGTCACCAACTCGGCCGCCGGCTGGCTGGACTGGCAGGGCTATCTCCTGGACCCCTTCGGCCTGGGCGGCAGGTCCGGGGCGTGGGCGTACGCCAACCTCGGCGTGCTGGCCGCGCTCGCGGTCGGCTTCCTCGGCACGCCGGCCCTCGGCCGCGGCCGGGTCCGCGCCCAGGAGGACGTCGTATGACGAGGGGACGGCTCGCCGTCATCGACATGCAGCGCGTCTTCGCCGAGCCCGACAGCCCCTGGGCGGCCCCGCGCTACGGCGAGGCGGCGGCGGGCGTACGACGGCTGCTGCCGGTTTTCGCCGACCGGGTCACCTTCACCCGCTTCGTCGCCCCCGCCGAGCCCACCGGCGCCTGGCGGGCGTACTACGCGCGGTGGCCCTTCGCTCTCCAGCCGCCGGACGCCCCGCTGTGGCGGCTCACCGACGACTTCGCCGACCGGGCGCCCCACGTGCTGGACGCCCCCACCTTCGGCAAGTGGACCCCGGAACTCGCCGCCCTGGTCGACCCCGAGGGCCGTCTGGTCCTGGCCGGGGTCAGTACCGACTGCTGTGTCCTGTCCACCGCCCTCGCCGCAGCCGACGCCGGGGTCGAGACGTGGGTCGTGTCCGACGCGTGCGCCGGAGCGGACGACGACTCGCACCGCAAGGCGCTGCACGTGATGGCGCTGTACGGTCCGCTGATCCGGGTCGCCACCGTGGACGAAGTGCTCGCCGCCTGATGTCACCGCACGCCGGGCCGCCCGCGGAGGACATCGCACTGATTCCCTGACACCCCGCACGCATGCTCTCGGCACGCTCGGGTACGCGAGCAGCACCGCGCCCTGGGCGATCATGCCTGCGGGCGGGCCGCACGACCGCCGCTACCAGGGGATCTGCCATGGACACACCCGCCAACGACCACACCGCGACACCGGCCCAGCGGGCGCTGGACGCGCTCACGCAGAACACCGAGGACACGACGGCGCTGGACACGCTCGCGACCAGCGAGGTGCTCATTCCGGTTCCCGACGACGCCGCCGACGAGGACACCACCGTGGCGCTGCCCGTGCTGGAACAGCAGGACGGCGGCGCTCCCGTGGTGCCCGTGTTCACCTCCGAGACGGAGATGGCCGAGCTGCTGCCGTTCGTCTCCCGCTACCGTCTGGTGCCGCTCGGCGCGCTCGCCGCGCAGTGGCCCGACGGCGATCTGTCGCTGTCCATCGACGCCAGCTCGACGCATCCGCTGACCCTGACGTCCGAGGGCGTGCGCACGCTGCTGGCGCGGCCGCAGGGCTGACCACGCAGTGGGGCCCGGCCACCACATGCGACGGAGGGGGAGCGGCCGGGCCCGCAGAGGGGTGCGGACCTGCTCCCGCCGCCGCACCCCGGTTCTCGCACGCGGAACAGAAGATGAGCGGCGCCGACCCTGCTCATCCCAGTGCGCGCTGCGATCGCCGTGACCCGACCATAGGACCGATCCGAGGGGCCGTCGCTCCGGAATGCGTGGCGCATGTCCGCAAAACGCGGCGGATCGGCGGACGCGACGGCTCACACGGCGCGCAGGGTCTGCGAGGGCGACTCCCCGAAGCGCTCCCGGTACCGGTGCGCGAAACGGCCCAGGTGGACGAACCCCCACTCGTGGGCCACGTCCGTCACGGTCGTCGTTCCCGGCGCCGCCGCCCGCAGCTGCCGGTGCACCCGCTGGAGCCGCACCTCGTGGACGTAGGCCATCGGCGACATGCCCACATGCCTGCGGAAAGCTTCCTGCAGGGTGCGCAGACTGACCTGCCCGATGGCCGCGAGCCGGTTCGCGTCGTACGGCTCCGCGGGCAGTTCCTGTACGGCGTCCATGACCCGCTTGACCGACGCCGGACGCATCGGCGGGGGAGGGGCCTCCAGCGCCTCGCGGAAGGTGTGGTCCGTGGCGAGCAGCATCCCCTCCAGGAGGGTCTGCTCGAGACGGCCGCGGATCATGGGGTGGCTCAGCAACCCGTGCGGGACGTCCCGCTCCAGCAGGTTCCACATCGCGAGCCGCATCCAGCTCAGCCCCGGCCCGCGGGAGACGTCCATGTACGGCCCGAAGCGCGGCGGACGGCGCACCGACCGGCCGAGCAGCACCTCCAACTGCCGTAACAGGGCCGCCTTGTCGACCTTCACGGTGAGGGCCTGGCAGTCCGCGGACCAGGTGTCGATGTGGATGTTCCGCGCCGGATCGAAGACCAGGGCCCGCCCGCTGGTGGCGAACTCCACCTCTCCACGCCCTTCTTGGACGCTGAAGCAGCCGCCGAAGGGCACGGCGACGTGATAGACGCCGGGTTCGCCGAAGCTCATGCGCATCTCGGTGCCGAACCGCACGTCTCCCACGGTGAGCGCGCCGAGCTCGACGAGGTTGAGCCTCGTGGCGAACTGCGAGGCCTGTCCGGCCAGTTCGAGCCGCAGGTCGTAGTAGTGGGCCGCGATCGCGTCGTGCGCCTCCTCCAGGGAGACCGTCGCGTAGCTGTGGAACTCGGCGGCGCGGTCCTCTTCCACGGCCAAGGCGTCCTCAGCCCCTTCCCCGCTCGGCGTCTGCTGTTCAGCATGACCCCGGGGACGGCCACTCATGCCGGGCGGGAGCGGCCCGGATCGCTTGGTGCCTCCGGTGGAATCGGCCGGCCTCGCTTCGGTGCGGCTGCATAGGATCGTCGGCATGGCGCTGCGACCGGTTCAGGTGAACATCAAGGCTGTCGACGCTCCGGTGGTCGGCCGGTTCTGGGCGGAGACGCTCGGCTGGACGGCGTACAGCCCCGGTGTGACCACCTATGTGGGCCCCGCCGGAGGCCTCGTCTGGCCGGACCCGGTCGCCCTCGGCATCGACGTGGTCCCCGTGCCGGAGCGCAAGTCGCCGACGAAGAACCGCACGCACCTCGACCTGGCGACCGACTCCCCGGCCCACCAGGCGGATTTGGTGGCGCGCCTGAGGGCTCTCGGTGCGAGACCCGCCGATGTGGGCCAGGGGGACGTGCCGTGGACGGTGCTCGCCGACCCGGAGGGCAACGAGTTCTGCGTGCTGGAACCCCGGGAGGTCTACCGGGACACCGGACCGATCGCCGCGGTGGTGGTGGACTGCGTCGATCCGCGCGCCATGGCGAGCTTCTGGGGCGAGGCCCTGGACTGGACCCTGCACGAAGTGACCGACGACCAGGCGGTGTTGCGCTCCGACAGGGGCGTCGGCCCGTATCTCGAGTTCCTGCGCTCGTCCGACGGGAAGCCCGTCCCGGACCGCGTCCATCTCGACCTGCTGCCGTACCCCGGTGACGACAAGGCGGCGGAGGTGGCCCGGCTGCGGGACCTCGGCGCCACCGACCTCGACCTCGGCCAGGGGGACGTCCCCTGGACGTGCCTGTCCGACCCCGAGGGTCATGAGTTCTGCGGTCTGGCCCTGTCCTGAGGCGCACCTGGCCAAGGCCTGTCCGGCGGATCGTGCCGGCGTCGAGGGGGCGCTAGCCGTCCAGCGTCCGCGACAGGACCTCGCGCTGGAGCGGCAGCACCTCCGCGTGCAGGTCGCGGCCCTTGCGGGTGAGGGACACGTACACGCCCCGCCGGTCCTCCACGCACACCGAGCGCTCCACGAGGCCGTCCTTCTCCAGGCGGCCGATCAGCCGGGACAGCGCGCTCTGGCTCAGGTGCACCCGGCCGACGAGGTTCTGCACCCGGCACTGGTCGCCCTCGCGGGGGGACTCGGTGGCGAGGATGTCGAGCACCTCGAAATCGCTCGCGCCCAGCCCGTGCGGGTGCAGCACGCGGTCGATCTCGCAGATCGTGCGCGCGTGCACCGACAGGATGTCCCGCCACCGTTCCTCAAGGCCGGTCCCGACCGTGTTCACCGCCATAAGTGAACGGTAACACCGATCCGGCCATTCGTTGAGTATGCAACTAGTGCATGCGCAAGGAAGGTCAGGCCTGGGGGTCCTGGGTGATCCCCACCAGGTTGCCGTCCGCGTCCTTGACGAAGGCGATCAGCTTGCCGCCGCCGACGTCCTGGACGTCCTGGAGGGTCTCCGCCCCGGCCGCCACCAGCGCGGCGAGGGTCGCCCGGATGTCGTCCACGTGCCAGTAGGGGACCGGCCCGGTCATGCCGCGGGCGTGTCCGTTCGGGTCGAGGCCAACGTCCTGTCCCGCGTCCTTGAAGCCGACGTAGTACGGCTCGTCCGCGTAGGGCTCCACCCCCAGCAGTGCGCTGAACAGGGCCTTCGCTGCGGCCAGGTCCTTGACGGGGTAGATGATCGTCTTGAGTCCCGCGGTCATGGTGTGCTCCTCCGTGCGGTGATCCCGACGCGCTCCGTCGGTGGTCTCACGCTAGGCCGGAGGAGGGGGGAACCGCTTCTCCGATCCTGACCGGACGGCGGCTGCGTGGAGCGAGGGGGTAGGGGGGTGGGGTTTCTCGTTGGCGTGCCGGGGGCGTTCTCGGGTCGGCGGCGTGTGGGCGGACCGGGAGGGGGTGCATTCTGCCCGGCCTCGGCGTCGGCTGCCCGGTTACGGCGTAGACGTTGGTGACTTGGACCGGTACACCGCGCCCGCCCTCACCGGCTGTCCTCTGCGCCCTGACCAGGCACCCGTGCTCTGTTCCCGACCCCACACCCTGGCCCCCGCGCTGCCGCGATCTCAGCCCTCAGCGCGTCGCTGCTCCCACCGCGACACCGACGGCGGTCACCAGCCCGGTCCCGCGGAGCAGCCCTGAACGCCCCGCGGCTGTTTGCCGTGCTCGGCGCGCTCGCCAGCCTGGCCCCGCGGAGCAGCCCCGAACGCCACGCCCGCCCGTCGCTCCACGCGCGCTCGCCAGCCCGGCCCCGCGGAGCAGCCCTGAACGCCCCGCGCCTGTTTGCCGTGCCCCGCGCGCTCCTCAGTCGCCCCGCGAAGCAGTCCCGAACGCCCGCGTCCGCCCGTCGCCCCCCTTGCGCGCCAACGAACCCGATGCGCAACGCCCCGCCCCGCCGGCCGCAGGCGTCACGTCGACTCCCTCCGAACCAGCTCCGTAGGAAGGATCACCGCCGCCGGGTCCTCGCCACCGAGCTGGGCCAGCAGCACGCGGACCATCTCGGCGCTGATGCGGTCGTAGGGCTGGCGGATCGTGGTGAGGGCCGGGGTGGCCTCCGTCGCCGCGATGGAGTCGTCGAAGCCGCCCACCGAGACGTCCTCGGGGACCCGGCGGCCCGCGCGGCGCAGTGCGGTCAGGGCGCCCAGGGCCATGAGGTCGGAGGCGACGAAGACGGCGTCCATGTCCGGCGCCCGGGTCAGCAGCAGCTCGGTGGCCGCCTCCCCGCTGCCCCGGCTGTAGTCACCGGAGGCCACGAGCCGCTCGTCGATCTCGACACCCGCCTCCGTGAGCACCTCCTTGTAACCGGCGAGGCGGTCGACACCGCCCGGCGAGTTCAGCGGTCCCGTCACGATGCCGATCCGGCGACGGCCCCGCGACAACAGGTGCCGCACCATGTCACGGGCGCCGTCCCGGTCGTCCGCCGCCACATAGCTCACCTTCGAGCCGGACCGCATCGGCTTGCCGCACTGGACGACGGGCACGCCCGCCTTGTGCAGCTCCTCGGCCACCGGGTCGGCGGAGTGGCTGGTCACCAGCAGCACCCCGTCGAGGTGGCCGGCCGTGATGAACCGCTTGATCCGGCGCCGCTCGTCCTCGGTGCCCGCCAGCATCAGCAGCAGCGGGATGTCGTGGGCGGCCAGCGCCTGGGTGCAGCCGCGCAGCAGGACGTTGAAGTTGGGGTCCTCGAAGAACCGCTCCTGGGGCTCCGTGAGCAGGAAGCCGACCGAGTCGGAGCGTCCGGTGATCAGTGAGCGTGCGTGCCGGTTGACGACGTAACCCGTCTTGCGGATGGCGGAGTTGACCGCCTCCTGCGCGGCGGGGGAGACGTAGTGCCCGCCGTTGAGGACGCGCGAGACGGTCCCGCGCGAGACCCCGGCCTCGCGTGCCACGTCGTGGATCGTCGGCGGTCTGCGCCGGCCCCCCGCATTGTTCATGGTCACGACTCTAAGCCCCGTGGGGGCGGCACGGGGGTGGACGGACGGCGGGACGTTCCGGACGGGATGCGACCGAACTGGGATCGTGCACAGGAAAGCTCGCACTCAAGCACTTGGCAAGGGTTACCTCTGTGCGGTTATCTTGGGCAGCGCGCTTCGTGAGCCGTGTGTGCACGTTCCCAACCAACTGATTCGGGAGAGACCCATGCCGGAGACCACCCCCAGGGGCCTCACCAGGCTCGCCTTCGGCGGGGACTACAACCCGGAGCAGTGGCCCGAGAGCGTCTGGGACGAGGACGTCCGGCTGATGCGCGAGGCCGGGGTCACCATGGTCAGCGTCGGCATCTTCTCCTGGGCGCTCCTGGAGCCGGAACCGGGCGTCCACGACTTCGGCTGGCTGGACCGGATCATCGACCTGCTCCACGAGAACGGCATCCGCGTCGACCTCGGCACCCCCACGGTCGTACCGCCCGCGTGGTTCTACCGCGCCCACCCGGACGCGCTGCCGGTCACGGCTGACGGCACCCGCCTCGCCTTCGGTTCCCGCGGCGCCATCTGCCACAGCAACAGCGCCTACCGCGCGGCCGCCGCCGACATCACCACCCGGCTCGCCGAGCGCTACGCCGGCCACCCGGCCCTCGCGATGTGGCACGTGCACAACGAGTACGGCGTCCCCGTCTCCGCCTGCTACTGCGACTCCTGCGCCGCCCACTTCCGCCGCTGGCTCGAGGTGACGTACGGCGGTGTCGACGGCGTCAACGAGGCCTGGGGCACCGCCTTCTGGGGCCAGCACTACACGAGCCTCGAACAGATCGACCCGCCCCGCACCGCCGCC
Above is a window of Streptomyces griseorubiginosus DNA encoding:
- a CDS encoding MarR family transcriptional regulator, whose amino-acid sequence is MAVNTVGTGLEERWRDILSVHARTICEIDRVLHPHGLGASDFEVLDILATESPREGDQCRVQNLVGRVHLSQSALSRLIGRLEKDGLVERSVCVEDRRGVYVSLTRKGRDLHAEVLPLQREVLSRTLDG
- a CDS encoding VOC family protein — protein: MTAGLKTIIYPVKDLAAAKALFSALLGVEPYADEPYYVGFKDAGQDVGLDPNGHARGMTGPVPYWHVDDIRATLAALVAAGAETLQDVQDVGGGKLIAFVKDADGNLVGITQDPQA
- a CDS encoding GAF and ANTAR domain-containing protein, which produces MDWSRFAQQMAAMARDLLAQESVTDTLGRISASATELVEGCTSAGVLVLHDRKVETLTATDQLVIDSDRLQEQLAEGPCFDAARTSLGERTFRISDLTTESERWPVFAPRARALGVGSMMGFLLFTEDDDLGALNLYSHEPGAFTEASELAGWLLASHAAVALSAARTYAQMEQAVATRHVIGEAMGILMGSHRLTEDQAFDVLRRYSQDNNVKLREVARQVCEKGTLD
- a CDS encoding SseB family protein — encoded protein: MDTPANDHTATPAQRALDALTQNTEDTTALDTLATSEVLIPVPDDAADEDTTVALPVLEQQDGGAPVVPVFTSETEMAELLPFVSRYRLVPLGALAAQWPDGDLSLSIDASSTHPLTLTSEGVRTLLARPQG
- a CDS encoding cysteine hydrolase; this encodes MTRGRLAVIDMQRVFAEPDSPWAAPRYGEAAAGVRRLLPVFADRVTFTRFVAPAEPTGAWRAYYARWPFALQPPDAPLWRLTDDFADRAPHVLDAPTFGKWTPELAALVDPEGRLVLAGVSTDCCVLSTALAAADAGVETWVVSDACAGADDDSHRKALHVMALYGPLIRVATVDEVLAA
- a CDS encoding VOC family protein, with protein sequence MALRPVQVNIKAVDAPVVGRFWAETLGWTAYSPGVTTYVGPAGGLVWPDPVALGIDVVPVPERKSPTKNRTHLDLATDSPAHQADLVARLRALGARPADVGQGDVPWTVLADPEGNEFCVLEPREVYRDTGPIAAVVVDCVDPRAMASFWGEALDWTLHEVTDDQAVLRSDRGVGPYLEFLRSSDGKPVPDRVHLDLLPYPGDDKAAEVARLRDLGATDLDLGQGDVPWTCLSDPEGHEFCGLALS
- a CDS encoding AraC family transcriptional regulator, which encodes MEEDRAAEFHSYATVSLEEAHDAIAAHYYDLRLELAGQASQFATRLNLVELGALTVGDVRFGTEMRMSFGEPGVYHVAVPFGGCFSVQEGRGEVEFATSGRALVFDPARNIHIDTWSADCQALTVKVDKAALLRQLEVLLGRSVRRPPRFGPYMDVSRGPGLSWMRLAMWNLLERDVPHGLLSHPMIRGRLEQTLLEGMLLATDHTFREALEAPPPPMRPASVKRVMDAVQELPAEPYDANRLAAIGQVSLRTLQEAFRRHVGMSPMAYVHEVRLQRVHRQLRAAAPGTTTVTDVAHEWGFVHLGRFAHRYRERFGESPSQTLRAV
- a CDS encoding MerR family transcriptional regulator, whose translation is MRSIGETARDSGLGVSALRFYDRAGVLVPAWVDPVSGYRWYEPGQLDEARLLARLRRAGMPLADIRLVLAGWSGPDTGLVRKLLDAHLGRLEQGLSDAREEFSALRALLDHRENTMTSSQTVAVRLSLAAPELAAALDAVRFAVSTDRELPMLGGILFDIEGESLDVVATDRYRMAIARAGIAGHEGGRVQFVVPTPLADAMRALLDGEAAVALSVDGDRVTLESGDRQASGPRLGHDFPDYRRLVPRTAGRRVLVEAAAFRRDLETGPVRSGEDGAPALSVLKAQGDGTVTLHTDADGDPDRVAVNRDFLLDAIDALAAGSHDRLALELVTPTAPITIRRPDDEATLSMLMPVRIDD
- a CDS encoding purine-cytosine permease family protein, whose protein sequence is MTESSGPPDSRSTARQLQVETHGLDVIGDAERKGTPRTLFWPWFGANVSVLGLSYGSFALGFGISFWQALAAGVVGIVFSFLLCGFVAVAGKRGSAPTMVLSRAAYGVRGNRLPSVVSWVLTVGWETVLCALATLATATVFGRLGWGGGTGTQVIALIVVAGLTVVGGVMGFDLIMRLQTVITVVTGVLTVVYVGLVADHIHWSTVSALPAGSAQEFIGALVFMMTGFGLGWVNAAADYSRYLPRTSSSRGVIGWTTFGASVAPLLLLVFGLLLAGSSTKLSAAVAADPIGALTILLPTWFLVPFAVVAVLGLVGGAVLDIYSSGLALLSAGLRIPRPLAALVDGVLMIAGAIYIVFFADDFLGQFMGFLTTLGVPIAAWCGIMLADLALRRRDYDEADLYRPGGRYGDVPPGPLILTVLATALGWGLVTNSAAGWLDWQGYLLDPFGLGGRSGAWAYANLGVLAALAVGFLGTPALGRGRVRAQEDVV
- a CDS encoding LacI family DNA-binding transcriptional regulator encodes the protein MTMNNAGGRRRPPTIHDVAREAGVSRGTVSRVLNGGHYVSPAAQEAVNSAIRKTGYVVNRHARSLITGRSDSVGFLLTEPQERFFEDPNFNVLLRGCTQALAAHDIPLLLMLAGTEDERRRIKRFITAGHLDGVLLVTSHSADPVAEELHKAGVPVVQCGKPMRSGSKVSYVAADDRDGARDMVRHLLSRGRRRIGIVTGPLNSPGGVDRLAGYKEVLTEAGVEIDERLVASGDYSRGSGEAATELLLTRAPDMDAVFVASDLMALGALTALRRAGRRVPEDVSVGGFDDSIAATEATPALTTIRQPYDRISAEMVRVLLAQLGGEDPAAVILPTELVRREST